The sequence below is a genomic window from Polaribacter vadi.
TTACTAAATCTAAATGAAATCACTTTTAATATTACCAAAGATTTAGAGACTGATGTAGAAAAATTACGTTCTATTTATGTTTGGATTTGTAATAATATTGCTAATGATTTTGGTTTATACACAAAAAATAAGCGAAAAAGAAAACGTTTTCAAGAAGATTCCATTCGTTTGCACGAATGGAATTCTGAATTTAAAACACTATTGTTTAAAAGATTACTCAAAAGAAAGAAAACCATTTGTACTGGATACGCATATTTACTCAAAGAAATGTGCACTATTGTTGGTATTGAAGCCAAAATTGTAAATGGTTTTGGCAGAACTAGTACTGTTGATTTCACCACACTTACAGAAGCAAATCATTCTTGGAATCTAGTTAAAATTAACGAAAAATGGTATTTGTGCGACCCAACTTGGGCAACAGGAATCTCTTTTCCTGAAGAAGGTAAATTCTATTTTCAGTTTAATGAAGGTTATTTTTTAACAGCACCTCAACTATTTTTTAAAAATCATTTTCCGATTGAAAAAGAGTTTTCTTTGTTAAAAGATAAAACCCCTACTCTACAAGAATTTATAGAAATGCCACTTTTATATGGAGAAGCTTATAATTTTTTAGAAACGCATCTATATCCAACTAAAATGCATCAAGAAATCAAACAAAATGTTTTTTTTACATTTGAATATCAACTAAAAAAAGAGATTAAAGTTGATGATTTAAAACTCGTTATTTCATCTGGAAGCAATGAAAGAACTGTACAACCTGAAATTAATTTACAGGATAAAAAATTGGCAATAACGTATCAATTTAAAAATAGAGGTTTTTATGATGTGCATTTATATCATCAACAAAAAATAATTGCAACCTATACTTTTGAGATTTCAAGATGATGTTTGTCAAATTAAAATTTCATAAAAATAAATACTAAAATTTGAAAAAGTTGTTTTTTTCCACAAAAGCACTCCTAGAATTTATAAATAAAGAGTAATTTTATAGCTCCAAAAAATAAATATATGAAGTGGAGAAGCAATCGTAAAAGTAGTAATGTAGATGATAGAAGAGGAATGTCTTCTGGAAGATCTGGAGGTGGACTAAGTCCAATGTTAATTGGCTTATTATTGAAATTAGTTACATCTAAAAAAGGGCTAATTATTGTTGCTGTAGTTTTAGGACTCATGTATTTTACAGGTTTTAATCCACTACAGTTTATTTCTGGAGGTGCAACAAATCAAATTCAAAACACAAATTATAAAGGCTCTGCATCAGAAAATGAATTGGTAACATTTAGCAATCGTGTTTTAGTTAGTACAGAAGATGTTTGGAACAAAATAATTCCGAACTATAAAGAACCGACTTTGGTACTTTTTAGAAATTCGGTTTCTTCTGCTTGTGGTTCTGCATCAAGTGCAACTGGTCCATTTTATTGTCCTGGAGATCAAAAATTATATATCGATTTAAGCTTTTTTGAAGAAATGGCAACCAGGTTAAATGCACCTGGAGATTTTGCACAAGCCTATGTAATTGCACATGAAGTTGGGCATCACATTCAGAAATTGATGGGCACAACAGATAAAATGCAACAACTTCGAGGTCAAGTAAGTCAAAAAGAATACAATAGTTATTCTGTAAAATTAGAATTACAAGCCGATTTTTTAGCAGGTGTTTGGGCACATCATGCTCAAAACATGGATTTAATTTTAGAGAAAGGAGATTTACAAGAAGCCTTAGATGCTGCTTTTGCAATTGGCGATGATCGTTTGCAAAAACAATCTTCAGGAACTGTGGTGCCAGATTCTTTTACACATGGTACTTCTGCTCAAAGAATGCGTTGGTTTAAAAAAGGTTTTGAAACTGGTGACATTAATCAAGGAGATACTTTTAACACAAATTCCTTATAAATTTTTATTTTTTATTGATGATTAAAATTGTAAAAACGACTGTTAAAGATGCGTTTCTTTTATCGAAATTAAGTGTTGAAACTTTTTTACCAGCTCATGGACATGCAGCCAGTAAAGAAATAATATACAATTATATTGCCAATAATTTTAATGAAGAAAACTTTGTAAAAGAACTTTCTAATCCTAATTATCAGTATCATTTAATCTACTATAAAAATGAAATTGCTGGTTTTTCTAAAGTTATTTTTAATACTGAAAATGAAAATTTAGAACATAAAAACGTTACTAAAATGGAGCGTTTGTACCTAAAAAAAGAGTTTTACAATCTTAAATTAGGGAAAGAACTAATGGACTTTAATATTAAGTTGTGCAAAGAAAATAAGCAATCTGGAGTTTGGTTATATGTTTGGGTAGAAAACCATAAAGCCATTAATTTTTACAAAAAAGTTGGTTTTACACAAGCAGCAACTTATAATTTTCCACTTACAAAAACTGAAACCCGACCAAATTATGTATTGTACTTAGAATTCTGATTCCGTTAAAATTTTATGTTTTTGCGTTAATGCTTTAAAGAATGTAGCTTTACTTTTGATGCTCAATCAACGCAAAAATAAATGAAAAAAACGGCTTTAATTACAGGTGCAAGTAATGGTTTAGGAAAGGAGTTTGCAAAAATTCATGCTAAAAAAGGTGGAGATTTAGTAATTGTTGCCAGAAGCAAAGAGAAATTAGTAGCTTTAAAAGAGGAACTAGAAAAAGAATATGGAGTTCATGTTAGTGTTATTGAAAAAGATTTAACAGAACCAAATGCAGCACTTGAAGTTTATAATTTTGTGAAATTTAGTAAAATTGAAGTCGATTATTTAATTAACAATGCTGGTTTTGGTGGAATTGGTAAATTTCATGAAAGACCTTGGGATAAAGATTTATCCATGATTCAACTAAATATTATTGCTTTAACAGATTTAACTCGTAAATTTTTACCAGATTTTGTTGAAAAAAATAGTGGTAAGGTTTTAAATATCTCATCTACTGCAAGTTTAATGGCTGGCCCAATGCAAGCTGTGTATTTTGCTACAAAAGCTTACGTAACTTCTTTTAGCAATGCAATTGCAGAAGAATTACATGATACAAATGTTACTGTAACTGCTTTAATGCCAGGTGCTACAAAAACCGATTTTGGCAAAACATCTGGAATGGATAAAACTGATATGTTTAAAAGTACAGCAGATCCTAAAAAGGTTGCAGAAGATGGTTATAATGCTATGATTAATGGCGATTTAGAAATTATTTCTGGAGTTTCTTTCGCTCAGAAAATAATGATGAAAGCAATTCCTGTAACACCAAAGAGTATCCTTTTAAAACAAATAAGAAAAATGCAAGAACCAAATAATAGTTAGAACGTTTTTTGAGAACTTGTAGAAAACCTCTTTGCAATTGCAAAGAGGTTTTTGTTTTTAGTTTATTTTGTAAAAAAAAACTCAACTTTTTGAAACATTTATTTCAAAGAGTTGAGCTTTTTTATTTTAAATCAATTTTTACAATCTTGCTAGTAATTCTGCTTTCTTGTTTTCAAAATCTTCCACAGAAATAAATTCTTTGTTTTTTAAGTTTGCTAACTTTTCAATTTTAGCAAAAATATCTTCCTCCAAATTGCTGTTAGAAAATTCTTGCTTCTTTTCTTGAACAATTACATCAGGCTGATTTTGATTATTATTTTGGATATTATTGTTCTGATTATTATTAATCTGTTCTGGTTGCTGTTTCGGTTTATTTTCGCCTCCAGAAACAATTGGTAAAGAACTTAAATCTACAGTTCCATATTGGCTCGAAAAATTCACGGAATAATTTCCTCCTTGTTGTTGTCCAACCCCACCAATTTGATGATCTAAGGTATCAAACACAATTACTTTTCCATGTTGCTGAATTGCCAAACGATGTATGTTTGAGAAAATAGCATAACTTGTATCATTCTGACTTCCAGTAGAATTTGGGAAACCTAAATCTCCCCACCAATTTCCAGCAGAATTATTATTAAAACCTCCTTGACTTTGGCTTTGTTGGCTATAATTTTGGTTGTTTTTTTGTCGATTATTATGATTTTGAACTTTAGGTAAAGGTTTGTATTGAATGCCTCCTTGATGAATTAAGTTTGAAATTTCTATACACAAACCATCTACTGTATATTTTAATTGATTGTTAAACATATCACCAACCATCGTCATTCCTCCTTGCATCCATTGACCTCCACCACCTAATTCAGCAATGTTAAATTGTGCCATGGTTCCATTACTCCTTATTAAAGTGTGCGTTAAATCTGTAACTGCACCAATACTAATGTTATAACGATTCGCTATGTTATTCATATTTTGAAAACTAGCATCTGTGAATATTGCATTCATAATTTATTCTTATTTAATAAAAATGTTTGTTTTACATTTTCGCGACAAAGGTAGTCTTAAAGAATACAATTAAGTTTCTTTTTCAAATTAGTTTTTAGGTAATTTATGTTAAAAATAAAGATTTAACATTTTGAAATTGTGCAACTTAAAAACGTTTATCAATAATTAAAATAAACGAAAAAATCTAGAGCTTTAAAAGTAAAAAACTCTAGATTTTTAATTCAAACTAAAAAAGTTTTATAAGTTGTTTTTAATTATCTATACTCTGGGTTTTCAAAACCCCAATGTGTTCCATCATCCCATTCTTCTCTTGAGTTTCCATAATTATCATAGCCATTATTTTCTTTTAGCATTTTTGCTAGGTGCAATAAATTGTATGTCATAAATGTGGTATTTCTGTTTGTAAAATCTGAATCGAAACCAACTGGAGGATTTATTTTTTTATCCTTAAACTCAGTATCTCCATAACTTGGTCCTGGACCTACTCTACCAATCCAACCACAATCTGCTTGAGGTGGAATTGAATAACCAACATGTTGCATTGCATACAAAATACCCATTGCACAATGTTTTATTCCATCTTCATTACCAGTAACTAAACAACCACCAACTTTTCCGTAAAATATATATTGACCTTTCTTATTTGTTTTGCCACTCATTGCATACAAACGCTCAATTAATTTTTGAGCTTCAGAAGATTTTTCTCCCAACCAAATTGGCGTTCCAATAATTAAAACGTCTGCAGCCATTACTTTTTTAAATATTTCTGGCCAACTATCTTTCTCAAAACCATGTTCTGTCATATCTGGATAAATACCAACTGCAACATCTTCATCTATAAGTCTTATGGTTTCAAAAGCAACATTTTCTTTTTCTAAAATTCTTTGAGAAACTTTCATTAATGTTTCTGTATGACTTTCTTGAGGAGATTTTTTCAAGGTACAATTGATGTATAATACTGATAGGTTGGAAAATTTCATAAAGTGTAGAATTTTAAATTAGATAAAAACTTTCAAAAAAAGAATTTAATTATTTTTCTGAAGTAGTAAAATTAACTTAAAAATAAGAAGACTTTGAACTGTAATCAGTTTAATTAGAACTGCTTTGCACTTTATTGCTTATCATTTTTATAATTAATATTGAAAACAATTAAAGTTATAACTTTTTAGCTA
It includes:
- a CDS encoding transglutaminase domain-containing protein, giving the protein MQKTLFVCIFFVNICFAQKADFNNINFSKADGIAKSYRSKNLLNLNEITFNITKDLETDVEKLRSIYVWICNNIANDFGLYTKNKRKRKRFQEDSIRLHEWNSEFKTLLFKRLLKRKKTICTGYAYLLKEMCTIVGIEAKIVNGFGRTSTVDFTTLTEANHSWNLVKINEKWYLCDPTWATGISFPEEGKFYFQFNEGYFLTAPQLFFKNHFPIEKEFSLLKDKTPTLQEFIEMPLLYGEAYNFLETHLYPTKMHQEIKQNVFFTFEYQLKKEIKVDDLKLVISSGSNERTVQPEINLQDKKLAITYQFKNRGFYDVHLYHQQKIIATYTFEISR
- a CDS encoding GNAT family N-acetyltransferase → MIKIVKTTVKDAFLLSKLSVETFLPAHGHAASKEIIYNYIANNFNEENFVKELSNPNYQYHLIYYKNEIAGFSKVIFNTENENLEHKNVTKMERLYLKKEFYNLKLGKELMDFNIKLCKENKQSGVWLYVWVENHKAINFYKKVGFTQAATYNFPLTKTETRPNYVLYLEF
- a CDS encoding SHOCT domain-containing protein, whose amino-acid sequence is MNAIFTDASFQNMNNIANRYNISIGAVTDLTHTLIRSNGTMAQFNIAELGGGGQWMQGGMTMVGDMFNNQLKYTVDGLCIEISNLIHQGGIQYKPLPKVQNHNNRQKNNQNYSQQSQSQGGFNNNSAGNWWGDLGFPNSTGSQNDTSYAIFSNIHRLAIQQHGKVIVFDTLDHQIGGVGQQQGGNYSVNFSSQYGTVDLSSLPIVSGGENKPKQQPEQINNNQNNNIQNNNQNQPDVIVQEKKQEFSNSNLEEDIFAKIEKLANLKNKEFISVEDFENKKAELLARL
- the ypfJ gene encoding KPN_02809 family neutral zinc metallopeptidase, translating into MKWRSNRKSSNVDDRRGMSSGRSGGGLSPMLIGLLLKLVTSKKGLIIVAVVLGLMYFTGFNPLQFISGGATNQIQNTNYKGSASENELVTFSNRVLVSTEDVWNKIIPNYKEPTLVLFRNSVSSACGSASSATGPFYCPGDQKLYIDLSFFEEMATRLNAPGDFAQAYVIAHEVGHHIQKLMGTTDKMQQLRGQVSQKEYNSYSVKLELQADFLAGVWAHHAQNMDLILEKGDLQEALDAAFAIGDDRLQKQSSGTVVPDSFTHGTSAQRMRWFKKGFETGDINQGDTFNTNSL
- a CDS encoding flavodoxin family protein, which produces MKFSNLSVLYINCTLKKSPQESHTETLMKVSQRILEKENVAFETIRLIDEDVAVGIYPDMTEHGFEKDSWPEIFKKVMAADVLIIGTPIWLGEKSSEAQKLIERLYAMSGKTNKKGQYIFYGKVGGCLVTGNEDGIKHCAMGILYAMQHVGYSIPPQADCGWIGRVGPGPSYGDTEFKDKKINPPVGFDSDFTNRNTTFMTYNLLHLAKMLKENNGYDNYGNSREEWDDGTHWGFENPEYR
- a CDS encoding SDR family NAD(P)-dependent oxidoreductase; this encodes MKKTALITGASNGLGKEFAKIHAKKGGDLVIVARSKEKLVALKEELEKEYGVHVSVIEKDLTEPNAALEVYNFVKFSKIEVDYLINNAGFGGIGKFHERPWDKDLSMIQLNIIALTDLTRKFLPDFVEKNSGKVLNISSTASLMAGPMQAVYFATKAYVTSFSNAIAEELHDTNVTVTALMPGATKTDFGKTSGMDKTDMFKSTADPKKVAEDGYNAMINGDLEIISGVSFAQKIMMKAIPVTPKSILLKQIRKMQEPNNS